The nucleotide sequence cccgttcgtcaagcacaaacttgccaccgagtccgtcagaccgtctcccccttatatacatgtcagtagtgggccccTCCAGTGGTTAGGCCCATACCCTCAAGGGCGCTGTCCCACGGCTGTGTgcaagccgtacgggacgcgtgtccgggtcgggtggaGGGCGCGTTGTTGGGCCGGCGGGAATTCGGGTCGGGTTAACCCGCGTGagcttgggccaggccgtaacactTATTTTATCGTATTTTGTATccatatgataaataattttttattatttttttagtattctAATTTCTTAGgtatgttattattttttatgaaatttttattgGTTTTGGTTCATATGAactatctttttctattttttattacaCTATATTTATGTTTTGTAcaaagtttatttatttattttttatttggttttattatTCTACGATTTTTCGTTTTTTACTTAcctatttttattattcatatgaTATTTATTGTCGGTTAATTTTCATATTATAGTCTTTTTAGTACTTAGATTTTGTATACATATTATTACATTTTTTATGgagtttttatttgtttttgtttatatgaattttcactttatttttgctctatatgaatttttttattttttatttggttttgtaAAATTTATAACAGTAATTCTTGtatattatgtttattattgttatctttttataatatgaaTTATTGATCCTATTAGGTAgagcaaattaaataaaaattaaccatACGTAATAATAATTATTACCATGTATATACTTAAAAtttaggtggaaactcaggtacaGTCGACTTCACGTCATCTAGCTAccctcaactatcaacttcacgctAAATCGACTTCACCTAAGTTTTCacctaaaatttaacaaaaatataatatGTTTGAATCAAACACGTAGTTGGTAGTTGGAAAAAGTAAAAGCGatacttaaaagttaaaacacaCTCTTTTTGTTCATTCTTCGATCACATTgcattcctcttcttcttcttctccttcttgttGGCGCGATGGGAAACTCTTCCTCCATGCTAACGCAGTACGACATCGAAGAGGTCCAGAAATATTGCGAAGACACTTGTATGTAATTCGCAAAACTTAATTAAAACGCTTTAccatttttttcaattttgattttgattttgatttgtgGCTGGAGGAACACCATAGTCACGCAGCAGGAGATCGTATCTCTGTACAGTAGGTTTTGCCAGCTGGATCGTAAGAACTGCGGCTTCATTCCCTCCGATGAATTTCTCAGCATTCCCGAATTCTCGCTCAACCCTCTCTCTCACTCTTTGCTCAACATGTTGGATGGTTTGAACTTCAAGGAATTTGTTGCATTCTTATCCGTCTTTAGTCCTCGTGCTACTATGCAACACAAAATTGAATGTAAATTTCTTTTTCCCCTTTCTTTCTGGCTAAAGAAATAGATTGATAATCTGATATTAGATTTGgtgttttttttagttattttcaagGTGTATGATACTGATTGCAATGGCAAAGTAACTTTCCGTGACATTTTAAGGGTTCTGAAGGATATGACTGGACAATTTATGCCTGAAAAACAGATGGAGGTCatatttcatttcatttcatttgaTTACATTACATTATATACTTGCTTACTGAATTCAAAGAGATCAAGGTATAAGCTTTCTTTGAAAGGTTTATAAATTTGTAGTTCTATTTGCACTTTCCATTTATTCGGAATgagaaatgctatttgtacaccaaaatcagccactaaaatcagccaccaatgtatttgtgtataaatacatgtgtggtttaatttattttcaatgttgtATTTGTATTtcagcatgtattttatactggtggctgactctagtgactgattttggtgtacacgtagcataacccATTTAGAATATATGAGTGTGTTTGTTGCTGGGACGACCACGGGCTGGTATTGTTATCTAACATTTCAATTGGCAAAAGCAAATTGAGGTTGATGTGATATGCTTATTATAACTGCCTCTGATGGATTTTGTTTCCCTTTGTACCTTTTACAGGAGATTCTTACACAGGTCCTTGAGGAAGCAGGCTATCAAAAGGATTCTGTTTTGGTCTTGTCTGACTTCATGAAGGTACTCAAATGATCTTATCTTTAATTTAGATAAACATTCGAATATTATGAAAATAAAGAGTAGAGACATGGACAAAAATTGCTTGAATAGCTGCCTAAAACCATTAACAAGAATTCAATTTGGGCCTTGGACAGAACTTCGGCTATGACAAATTGTTTGTGTTGAATTGGAGttatattttgtttatttatcATGGCCATTAGTAGAAGGGTGATTATTGATTAGATCTCATTATTTGGAACACAAGTTGTAGTTAGCTTGAAACTGATGCTTATCATTGTTAGTGGTCAATTGACATTATTTATTTCACAGTTGACTTTCTTGTGTTATCCCATGCATGCTGAACACTGCTTGATATTTGTTAGTTTGTCAACTTTCATTGAAAAATGAATAACTTATTGTTTTTTTCCATGATAGATTCTTGGCGATTCGGACCTAAAGATGGAAGTTGATTTTCATGTTGATTAGAATGAAAGTACCAATGGTATTAGAATATAGTATAGTCCTACTTTCTTTCTGTTTCATTTAGGAGATTCTTGATCATGATACCTAGTTCTTATATTATTTTTGGACTCTAATTGTTTAGAAACAAAAACATGGATGATAAATTCTTAACAGCATTCAGCATTCTTTTTTCTTGGAAGTAACTTCTAATAGTTCATATCAATATTGTTGCATAATGAGTAATTGGTATCTTACAATTCTATAATCTTTTCACATTACCATCCAAGCTTATTTATTCACTCTTCTATAAACGTAAGCATGACCACAATATTTCCCATCAAACTTCTATAAGTATTACTTACTACACTTATCTCATCTAATAGTACTTATTATTGTAGAAATTTAAAGCTTGTATTGAACATTACACAAATCTCAATtcatttttgttagcttttacataccataaattataaatatttatgtaaataatgtaaaaaaaaaatacaactcAGTTTTATTCTAATGTTAGTAGTTACTCGTGTATTTTCAACAAAAGCTAAGAGAGAATACATGCAAAAAGTTTGTAGTACTCCAACACTACATGCATAAAAACAGGACACATGAATTCATTCAAAGGTAATGATAGAAGGATAAAAGAATACAAGTGATGTGAATGATAAAAGAAACAAATTAAAATGGTGAAACTTATTTGAATATAACTAGTTCCACTATATTCAAAATGACTAATAAACAACAATGTTATTCCAATTAGAAAACTAATATTTACATTTAACAATTGACTAACTTAAAAGTTTTTCAAGACAATATTATTTTaagtaaatattatttttctttgattacATTCAAAATTATTAGATCTATTATTAAACTATTATATTCCTTTTCTTATTAAACCACCGAATAGCAATAGCACAACACCACACAGCAATTAGGCAAGGAACAAGATTGGCAATTTGATAAGAACTTATTTAAGAAATACCATGATaatgataacaataataataataatgatgttgGCCTTTGGTAAAGCCAGAAGTTAAGCGCCTATTTGATCGCTTCTAAACACAATTTCCTATTTTTAAACATGACAAGATTTGGATAATTGAATATTGTAAATATAAGAATAGACAAAAATAGGGAGAAAATTAATGAGAAGATATACTAATGAAAAGGTTTGCAGAACTATGGCTTTACACTTGTCAATGTTTCCAGAGTGCAATACATATTGATGGCATCAaaatcattatttttattttatagaaGTCAGCAAAATCAGTTTAGTGACCGGTTCTTGGTTAACCGGACCGGTTCTTGTTTCCGGTCCggtcttctcttctttctttttaagGTAGTCGTGGCTATGCCCCATTGTAGCCGTTGGAAATGACGGTTCCCCTCCTTCCTTTAGATTCCAACAACAAACTACTTTTTTGAAGCcacccaaaaagaaaaaataataatccaAAACATGGGTCCCGATCATAGAACAAAACAATTAATCACCGTCCCAGATAATGAATGtgtttaacaaaagaaaaagtagtTAATGAACAATGATTTTGTCTGCATTTTGTAACCCAACCGCCACGAAACTCGTCCCATGTCTGTTCTTCACTTGTGATCTTCCTGAAAATGTCCTCTTATGAATTTTCCAACTGCGCCTGTTCGTATACAAAATACCCAACATAGAAAGTTTTTTTCTTTTCGTTTTTTTTCCCCTTCCTGATAATCTTTTAATTTGTTGGAATTTGATGCAGAAAAACAGAGGATCCTGCTTCTTCAGGGTGTTTCCGCGTTTGTCTTATTGAATCCGTTCACGCTTATTTGGAACCTGCAAAGGTACATTTGAtaaatttcttttcttccttgcAGTGAAAGCATGCTCCAATTTTATATGGTTTATGTAGCTAACACCacaattttctaatttattttcttgtattttccTTGCCGCTAACACCATTCTGCTTCATTACTTGGATGCATCTATATTTCCCTTTTGTTTTTTCGTGAAAAAGAAAGGTTCCTGGTTTTCCAAAATTGTGGGAATTAAGGATTGTTTTTTACAGACATTGAAAACTTGATTTCTTATATGTATATATCTATTTTGTATGCTCAAATGCATTGCTATTTATTGAATTGTGAAATTGATCACATAGATACAAAGAAAATCCAATCCTTTTTTGTGTCATCATATAGTTGTGATTAAAATGCTGCTATCTCTTGTGTTTAGAAGTAAACTATAAGTGAACCTGTACAATGGTTGAAACTAGCACGGCGTCTCCGATGGCGGAGGCTGATATAACAGCAATGAAGGAAACACTCCGAGCCCAACAAATTCTTCTGCAGCAGCTACATGCAGAGTTGGATCAGGAAAGAGAAGCCTCTGCTACTGCAGCCAGCGAAGCTATGGACATGATACTTCGTCTGCAAGGCGAAAAGGCTGCCGTGAAGATGGAGGCAAGTCACTACAAGAGAATGGCAGAGGAGAAGATAGGTCATGCTGAGGAAACTCTTGAAGTCTTTGAAGAGCTTATGTATCAGAAGGAGATGGAAACCACTGCTCTTGAGTTCCAAGTCTTGGCTTACAAACAGAAGCTTCTGGCATTGGGAGTAGATATCAATCTCAGTGAGCTTGAATTCCCTGATGATCTTCTTCTTAATAGAAGTGAACAAAATGGAGAAGATGATCAAAGTAGCTCTATGAGAAGGTTGCAATCATTGCCCCCTATTGCTTTTAAGAATACATTTAGAGCTGCAAGAAAGAGGGACAGATCTCCTAGTCCAACTCCATTTAATATTCCGGTTCCTAAATCGGCTGAGAACAATGATCAGGAAGACTATCCTAATGGATCACTTGATTCATATTGGAACCAAATCAAAAAGTTAGATGAAAAAGTTAAAGAGATTTCAGATTGCAAAGAATCTGGAGTTGAAATATGTCCAAGACCAAGGATTAGAAGAGGGAGATCATGTTCATTGTTATCACAATTAGGCAGTCCAGCAACCTCTGATCAAACAGATAAAGTAATCTCAAGTAGAGCGAGTCGTCATGGAAGTACAAACGATAGAGAATCGGTTGCAAGTGTCTCTACCTTGGTTAATGTTCATGATGTATTTGAAGTGCCACAAGCTAGTGAGAAAAAGGTTTTAGAAGCAGATAGCAGATTAACAAAACCAGATTCTTTGTCTGATGAAATTGTAGAATCAAATGTTAGACCTGATATAGACAAGAGAAAGAACAAGATTATTCCACAAAAGCCTATTTCCAAAGATATGAAGACCATCATTCGGCAGAAAAAGGAAGAGATGGATGCTGAAAGCAATGCGTCTCGAGCTGAGATTCAAAGGTTGCATCAGAGAATCGAACGGCTCGAGAGGGAAAGAATGAATCCAAGGCCACATGAAGGGGATAAAGAAGAACATTTGAGGTTGTTGAAGGAGATATACCATCGAATCACTTTGATTATGTCCGAGATAAAGTCTATCAAAACTGAAACTCCTCCACCTAAGAATGTGCCACTGGATCCTCTTCAAGAGGTAGTATACTTTTGAACTTAGTCATCATTTATTATTGTATTCTATGTTCAATAAATATTTttgcttctatttccttcaagataACAGTTTTCAACTCTCTATGAACAGGCAATGTTATACTTTTGGATTTGATCAAGGTAATTTACCAGAATGATTTTCTCAAACAACTGATCGACTCAGTTTATCAATTAGTACAGATGATTTTGTCCACTGAGAAGATTTTGTGATATGTGCAGTTAGATTAGATTTTCTAAGCTGAATTTTTTTGTCACTGGAGAAGAATGTAATCCTGATATGTTATTTTTGTATACTGAGGTTGAAATCCTTTGCAAAGTGCAAACTTTATACTGTATGATGTTCTTTTGGTCTCTATAATTGAAGGAGAATGAATTTTTGTCCTGAGTTTTtccatatttttctttttctccatgAATTGTTGTCATGAAAAAGAGAGCAAATGAAGGGGatttaataaaaaacaaaaattacagAAATGATGTTCTTTCAGAATAAAGGGCCACTGCGTTTTACACATTGTAACAGTTCCATTAAAGTTGATAATGGAGGTCAACATCATGTGGTAGTGCAATTAACATAGTCACCATCTCTTTCAGTTTTCATGCACAAAAGATGAGCATATTCATCACTACCTTATGCTCCTATATGAACTcattttctgttatttgttttaattaaagCAAGATATTAACCCATAATTCAACTGTTTATCATGATTATATTGGAAGAGAACCTGCTATTTAACCATTTttatatgcttctttggccattTGTGGCCTTGTTTTTACATTATAGAAGATGATATTTTTACATAAAATAAACTATTTTGCATAGATACCTAACTCACTCTTTATTAATAGGAATTTTCTAGTTTCATGCAGAAGAACTAGTGCTTCTTTATGCTAGTACATGCACCTACATATTTTATTCATTCCAAGTCAATTTAAGACTAATAGGATTCTGCACTATTTTGTTAATTACTTTACTCCAATCTCTGAAGATATTATACCTTTGTGTAGATGATGATGAATCAACCCATCATTAATGTGAATGTTAAGACTAAAATGGTAGGGAACATGAAAGAAGCGTGATGAACTTGAATTGAGCTGAACTGA is from Arachis ipaensis cultivar K30076 chromosome B01, Araip1.1, whole genome shotgun sequence and encodes:
- the LOC107620368 gene encoding calcineurin subunit B — translated: MGNSSSMLTQYDIEEVQKYCEDTFTQQEIVSLYSRFCQLDRKNCGFIPSDEFLSIPEFSLNPLSHSLLNMLDGLNFKEFVAFLSVFSPRATMQHKIEFIFKVYDTDCNGKVTFRDILRVLKDMTGQFMPEKQMEEILTQVLEEAGYQKDSVLVLSDFMKILGDSDLKMEVDFHVD
- the LOC107641421 gene encoding myosin-binding protein 7, encoding MVETSTASPMAEADITAMKETLRAQQILLQQLHAELDQEREASATAASEAMDMILRLQGEKAAVKMEASHYKRMAEEKIGHAEETLEVFEELMYQKEMETTALEFQVLAYKQKLLALGVDINLSELEFPDDLLLNRSEQNGEDDQSSSMRRLQSLPPIAFKNTFRAARKRDRSPSPTPFNIPVPKSAENNDQEDYPNGSLDSYWNQIKKLDEKVKEISDCKESGVEICPRPRIRRGRSCSLLSQLGSPATSDQTDKVISSRASRHGSTNDRESVASVSTLVNVHDVFEVPQASEKKVLEADSRLTKPDSLSDEIVESNVRPDIDKRKNKIIPQKPISKDMKTIIRQKKEEMDAESNASRAEIQRLHQRIERLERERMNPRPHEGDKEEHLRLLKEIYHRITLIMSEIKSIKTETPPPKNVPLDPLQEAMLYFWI